From the genome of Rhodothermales bacterium:
CGGCGTTGCACCGTCAGTAGCTCAGCGTTCGCCGGCCGGCGGACAGCCTGTGCTACATCATCCTCCTGGAGCGTGCGCCTCGCATGAACTACCGCTTCTTTTTTCTCGCCGTCTTTCTCGCTACAGCCTTTTTCCTTCCCGTCCTCGCCTTCGGGCAGGGCGCCAATCCGGAAGTCGCCGGCTTCACTCGCGACGCCAAAACGAATGAACGGCTGCCCGCTGTCAACGTCGTGCTCACCAGCATGGCGGATTCGTTAAAGACCTACGGCACATCAACCAACGCCCGGGGCTTCTTTTCGTTGACGGTGCCCGCCACCGGTCTTTACCGCCTCCAGTTGTCTTTCGTGGGCTACAAGAGCGCCGCGATGCAGATCGATGTACCGGCCGAGGGGTATAACCTCGGCTTTGTCCTGCTCGACGAAGACACGGTAGCGCTCGACGAAGTGGTGGTGGAAGAAGTGCAGGAGCGCGTCACCATCAAGGGGGATACGACGGAGTACAATGCCGGCGCCTTCAAAACAAACCCGGATGCCAGCGCGGAAGATCTGGTCGGCAAGATGCCCGGCGTGGTCGTGCAGGACGGCCAGGTGCAGGTGCAGGGCGAAAACGTGCGCCGTGTGCTGGTCGATGGGCGCGAGTACTTCGGCGACGACCCCACGGCCGCGCTTCGTAACCTGCCGGCCGATGTGATCGCGCGCGTCCAGGTCTTCGATAGGCTCAGCGATCAGGCCCAGTTCTCGGGCTTCGACGATGGGAATTCAGAACGGACCATCAATATTATCACGACCACCGGCACCGAAAACGGGCAGTTTGGGAAGA
Proteins encoded in this window:
- a CDS encoding carboxypeptidase-like regulatory domain-containing protein translates to MNYRFFFLAVFLATAFFLPVLAFGQGANPEVAGFTRDAKTNERLPAVNVVLTSMADSLKTYGTSTNARGFFSLTVPATGLYRLQLSFVGYKSAAMQIDVPAEGYNLGFVLLDEDTVALDEVVVEEVQERVTIKGDTTEYNAGAFKTNPDASAEDLVGKMPGVVVQDGQVQVQGENVRRVLVDGREYFGDDPTAALRNLPADVIARVQVFDRLSDQAQFSGFDDGNSERTINIITTTGTENGQFGKIYGGYGSETRYIAGGSMNIFDGNRRISLIGLSNNVNQQNFANEDLLGVLGNTNRGGFGGGGGFGGPGGGGPPPPTAAEVIADT